The following are from one region of the Cloacibacterium normanense genome:
- a CDS encoding N-6 DNA methylase: MINQYLSKLSQLYFAGNATEHSYRGDLQILLQEILGKEFAVINEPTRQKCGAPDYIVSKKEVPIGYIEAKDLKLGIDHKKNKPQFDRYRNALENLIITDYLHFEFYKNGELKTKIALGEILMNEIVPHEKNFETFIHLIKDFGQEVSQTIKNSEKLAEMMANKALLMADVIHNALDEDDLAEKNTELVQQRTAFKDMLIHDIDNQLFADLYSQTIAYGLFVARYHDPTLPTFDRIEAANLIPKSNPFLRKLFQHIAGFDLDIRLKWIVEELVQIFLASDVKDIMKNFGKSTRQEDPVIHFYETFLGKYNPKLRKSRGVWYTPQPVVQFIVRAVDDLLKSEFGLSQGLADTSKIKKKVDTQNFDKRTQKYIQDNKEFHRVQVLDPATGTGTFLAETIKHIYEENFKNINEGIWPQYVEKDLIPRINGFELLMASYSMAHLKLDMLLSETGYETNQDQRFNIFLTNSLEEHHKDTGTLFASWLSDESTLANQIKRDTPVMCVIGNPPYSGESSNKSDWIMDLMEDYKKEPGGKEKLKERNPKWINDDYVKFIRFAQYLVEKNGEGIVAFINPHGFLDNPTFRGMRWNLLKTFDKIYTIDLHGNSKKKETAPDGSADQNVFDIMQGVSINLFVKTNKKAKNELGKVFHFDLYGKRNDKYDFLNQNSIKTIDYKELPNKAPMYFMVNKDFDAENIYNKGFSIVDFFTLNNVGIVTARDNFTIHSKKE, from the coding sequence ATGATTAATCAATACCTTTCTAAACTTTCTCAATTATATTTTGCAGGAAATGCAACCGAACATTCTTATCGTGGAGATTTACAAATTCTGCTTCAGGAGATTCTAGGCAAAGAATTTGCCGTAATTAATGAGCCAACCCGCCAAAAATGTGGCGCTCCAGATTATATTGTTTCCAAAAAAGAAGTGCCCATTGGTTACATAGAAGCCAAAGACTTAAAATTAGGAATAGACCATAAGAAAAATAAACCACAGTTTGACCGTTATAGAAACGCACTCGAAAATCTAATTATTACAGATTATCTACATTTTGAATTCTATAAAAATGGCGAACTGAAAACCAAAATCGCTCTTGGCGAAATCTTGATGAACGAAATCGTTCCACATGAGAAAAACTTTGAAACATTCATTCATCTCATCAAAGATTTTGGACAAGAAGTCTCGCAAACCATCAAAAATTCTGAAAAACTAGCAGAAATGATGGCTAATAAAGCTTTGTTAATGGCAGATGTCATTCACAATGCTTTAGACGAAGACGATTTGGCGGAAAAAAACACAGAATTGGTACAGCAAAGAACAGCGTTTAAAGATATGCTGATTCATGATATAGACAATCAGTTGTTTGCAGACCTCTATTCTCAAACCATTGCTTACGGACTTTTCGTGGCACGTTATCACGACCCTACTTTGCCTACGTTTGATAGGATAGAAGCCGCCAATCTTATCCCGAAATCTAATCCTTTTTTGAGGAAACTTTTTCAGCATATTGCAGGTTTTGATTTAGATATACGTCTCAAATGGATTGTGGAAGAATTGGTGCAGATTTTCCTCGCTTCTGATGTGAAGGACATTATGAAAAACTTCGGTAAATCTACCAGACAAGAAGACCCCGTTATTCATTTCTACGAAACGTTCTTGGGAAAATACAACCCAAAACTCCGTAAATCTCGTGGCGTTTGGTACACTCCACAACCTGTGGTGCAATTTATTGTACGTGCAGTAGATGATTTGCTGAAATCTGAATTTGGATTGTCTCAAGGTTTGGCAGATACTTCTAAAATTAAGAAAAAAGTAGATACACAAAATTTTGATAAACGTACACAGAAATACATACAAGATAATAAAGAATTCCACAGAGTGCAAGTTCTAGACCCAGCAACAGGAACCGGAACCTTTTTAGCCGAAACCATAAAACACATCTACGAAGAGAATTTTAAAAATATTAATGAGGGAATTTGGCCTCAATATGTAGAAAAAGACCTCATTCCTAGAATTAATGGTTTTGAGCTCTTGATGGCGAGTTATTCTATGGCGCATCTTAAACTAGATATGCTGCTTTCTGAAACAGGTTACGAAACCAACCAAGACCAGCGTTTTAATATTTTTCTCACCAATTCTCTGGAAGAACACCACAAAGATACAGGAACACTCTTCGCCAGTTGGCTTTCTGATGAATCTACTTTGGCAAACCAAATTAAGCGAGACACCCCTGTAATGTGCGTGATTGGAAATCCGCCGTATTCTGGCGAAAGTTCTAATAAAAGTGATTGGATTATGGATTTGATGGAAGATTACAAAAAAGAACCAGGCGGAAAAGAAAAATTGAAAGAAAGAAATCCGAAATGGATAAATGATGATTATGTGAAATTCATTCGTTTTGCTCAATATTTAGTAGAAAAAAACGGAGAAGGAATCGTTGCTTTTATCAATCCTCATGGTTTTTTAGATAACCCAACTTTTAGAGGTATGCGTTGGAATTTGCTAAAAACTTTTGATAAAATTTACACCATCGATTTGCATGGAAACAGCAAGAAAAAAGAAACTGCACCAGATGGAAGTGCAGACCAAAATGTATTTGATATTATGCAAGGTGTTTCCATTAATCTTTTTGTAAAAACCAATAAAAAGGCTAAAAATGAATTAGGAAAAGTTTTTCATTTTGATTTATATGGAAAGCGAAATGATAAGTATGATTTTTTAAATCAAAATTCTATTAAAACTATTGATTATAAAGAATTACCTAATAAAGCACCTATGTATTTTATGGTAAATAAAGATTTTGATGCAGAAAACATATATAATAAAGGATTTTCTATTGTTGATTTTTTTACTTTAAACAATGTAGGAATTGTAACAGCTAGAGATAATTTTACAATACATTCTAAAAAAGAATAA